In Hahella sp. HNIBRBA332, the genomic window TGGCCAAAGCCAAGGCGCAGGGGTTGCATGTCACCTTCGCGCTGTTGAATGGATATGCTGCGCCGGCCTGGCTGGAATCCGAAGGCGCGGACATGCTGGATTACATCTTTCGCAGGGACATTCCCCGGCGTCTGCCGATTCCCTGGGATGAAACCTATCTGCATTACCTGACAAAATTTATTGCGGCCTTGGGCGCTCGCTATAGCGGCGAGGAGGCATTGCAATTGGTGCATATGACCAACTCCACTACCAATGGCTTTGAAATGCAGTACTTTTTTGACGCTCAGGCGGAAGCGGACTTCTATGCGAAAGGATACAGCGAGTCTGCGTTAGTAAGCTCTTGGAAGCGAATTCTGGATGCATACAGCCAAGCTTTTGACGACACTCGTCTGGATCTGGATGTGCATCCGGTATTGGGTTCGCCGACTGTGGCGGAGCAGGTTGTCGCCTATGGGCAGGCCTCCATTGGCGCGCGCTTTGGCGTATTTGCGGCTTGGTGGAGTCGTCGCAATGCGGAGGTTGCGTACCCGGAAATGTATAGCCTGCTGTTGTCCGGCGCTGCGTCCAGCTTTGCCGGCGTGCAATTGGTCGGCACGGCCTCAACCCGGGCTTATAACGAAATTACCCGGGAAGACTTGATCGACGCCATCAAGTTCGCGCTGCAATCGGGCATTTACTATATCGAAGTCTGGAATCAGGACTTATTGAATACGGATATATCGCCTCAAATGGGCGGCTTTCACACCAGTGTGAACAATGCGGTCAAGTAAGCGGCGAACCCGGAGGCTCTGCCTCCGGGACCTGTATTGGAATTAGCTGGGAACGGCGTTCAGGGTACGGGTGTGAGCGCTTTCCGGCAGCAATATTTTCAGCGGCGGCATGGCGTCTATCTTGGCGGCGACATCGCCGTAAATCAGCTGCAGTCCTTCAATGATGCGTGAAGGCTGGTCCACCCAGGAGGAATTGCGACGCTTTAGTTCGAACGGCTCCTCGCACTGGAAAAACTCCAGCACTTTGTCGATAGTCGAACCCAGGCTCTCGTACTTAATCAAAATAGTCGGGTGTTTGGGGGACAGATTACTGACCCAGTTATCAAACTGGCGCTCGATATTGAACTCATCCACGCCTCTTTCCAAATACTCTTCCAGCGTCATGCCGCGCAGCGAACGCGCCGGAGTAGGGCTGTTCACGTTCATGGCTTTCGCGTGCATGTCCTGATAATTGCGGCGAAACAATGAGAGCACAGCGTCGTAAGGATTGCCGAACATGTAACCGAGTCGAATATCGACTTCATCGTCATACACGGCGGGCGTATAGGCGTGTTCGCGGATGGTTTTATCGGAGATGGAGCCGATATGGCGCGCCAGAGCAGTGGAGCCGACGCCGCCCATTGAGCACATGGCGCAGCGCACGGCGGCCTTTTTACGGAACAGTTTCACTCGGGAGAGGAGTTGCGGTATGTCCAACATAATCGTGTCCTTGTCAGTGGTTGTGAGTTCCAGTTCAGGCGGCGGTTTCGCCGAATATCGCGTCTTCCACGATACCG contains:
- a CDS encoding beta-galactosidase codes for the protein MDTQTDPTASIDSDNPEPTGSVDSDAGQDDIIDDPGEPESPKTYELAGIYCSCGPTTSTTSSVFNNIDEAAYLDGVLVRIPWAEMEPSPGVYDWTLLDQQLAKAKAQGLHVTFALLNGYAAPAWLESEGADMLDYIFRRDIPRRLPIPWDETYLHYLTKFIAALGARYSGEEALQLVHMTNSTTNGFEMQYFFDAQAEADFYAKGYSESALVSSWKRILDAYSQAFDDTRLDLDVHPVLGSPTVAEQVVAYGQASIGARFGVFAAWWSRRNAEVAYPEMYSLLLSGAASSFAGVQLVGTASTRAYNEITREDLIDAIKFALQSGIYYIEVWNQDLLNTDISPQMGGFHTSVNNAVK